A region of Candidatus Poribacteria bacterium DNA encodes the following proteins:
- a CDS encoding exo-alpha-sialidase encodes MSQAFFEKIDVFLPGQGEALTQAPAHHWERAERANAQIYYSTREPKSVLIHLTGLTREEREALADMPIEVDLSALKYHDYDGFGVHLPGLIVTTQGTAIAVCQKRHGSMGDGGNQVDILMSRSADGGATWQRQEVIFEEKGAFTYLGPIFEDCRFLENAR; translated from the coding sequence ATGAGCCAAGCATTCTTTGAGAAAATCGACGTGTTCCTGCCCGGACAGGGCGAGGCGTTGACCCAAGCCCCAGCCCACCACTGGGAGCGAGCAGAGCGCGCTAACGCCCAAATCTACTATAGCACACGCGAGCCAAAATCTGTCCTCATCCATCTGACAGGGCTAACTAGAGAGGAGAGGGAAGCCCTCGCCGACATGCCGATCGAAGTGGATCTTTCAGCCTTGAAGTATCACGACTACGACGGGTTCGGTGTCCATCTGCCGGGGTTGATTGTCACAACACAAGGGACAGCTATCGCCGTGTGTCAAAAACGACACGGTTCGATGGGGGACGGAGGCAACCAAGTTGACATCTTGATGTCACGTAGCGCGGATGGCGGTGCCACTTGGCAGCGACAGGAGGTCATCTTCGAGGAGAAAGGGGCTTTCACCTATCTCGGTCCCATCTTCGAGGATTGTCGCTTTCTGGAAAATGCCCGCTGA
- a CDS encoding zinc ribbon domain-containing protein, translated as MRHEKWKCPKCDNDEFETDIFQATGGTLAKLFDVQNKKFTTVSCMQCQYTEVYRADTSRLSNIFDFFTN; from the coding sequence ATGCGACACGAAAAATGGAAATGTCCCAAATGCGACAATGATGAGTTCGAGACCGATATTTTCCAAGCAACGGGTGGCACACTTGCCAAGTTGTTCGATGTCCAAAACAAAAAGTTCACTACCGTTTCATGTATGCAATGCCAATACACCGAGGTCTACAGAGCAGACACCTCACGCCTGAGTAACATCTTCGATTTCTTCACCAATTAA